From the genome of Diabrotica virgifera virgifera chromosome 8, PGI_DIABVI_V3a:
agcagagctcaatccttttgataccgtaggtatctgggatgagtcaattttacccttagagggagtgtgagccgtatggctaaatctggataataattttatccaaatgaaaaactaggtgaataaaaaaatatatatatggtTCGTTTTTATCGCATTATGAGTATCCAAGTACCCGGTAAACTTCGGAGTGCTGATTATAGCtagaaaaaatagagaaaaatagtTATAGGTTTTCTGTTTAAACATTTCTTATGGTCTCTTACGTTTcggtaatagctatttgtataacaagggagcaaagtgctacttttcctcccgagaatgaagtttactgtacagtaatcattcaagggaggaaaaggcactttactcccatgttatacatatgttTTTTCcgccttcctcaaataacaagtcatttttcatttttaaataatttatttatgtaactaacaaaaatttttagagcactaaaactaacaagtaggtacagtataactcaattgtcaaatataagtcaaattattaatgttaaacattgctaaatcaaaataacaatttactgttttttaccattctgcaaaatgcAGGGTGTTGTataaaataaacgttaaaatgtatagatacttacgtagtAGAAAATagaatattatacagggcgtcaataagttatttcatcaatgaaataccatgacgtcacttttacttttactccctagggagtaaaagtactttgtctccctagggaggaaaagtacgattttgctccctagggaggaaaagtacgattTTGCTCCCTAGGGAGAcaaagtacttttactccctagggagtaaaagtaaaagtgacgtcatggtatttcattgatgaaataacttattgacgccctgtataatattctATTTTCTactacgtaagtatctatacattttaacgtttattttatACAACACCCTGCATtgtgcagaatggtaaaaaacagttttttgaaaacatacacctgtttgccgttttgacctatttagaagtgtgtacaagtcttgcagtcttttccaaaaagagatgaaactagtgaaggtggaaatgatcgttacaaacgtataaattaacattacattacatagtttcccacctgtaaacgtctgtgacaggagtatcttataaaattctactgtcacagtgacagttgtcatactcctctgatacgtctagaggtggaaaactatgtaatttaatgttaatttatgcgctctgagcttcgctggtgtcgcttctagcggattactaatgcaactttcaccggtaatttttaaattaattattttattgttatcgcttaatatttacaacgcaaaaaggtaattaaattgtaatcgattttttaaagatttttctaatcattttaacgttctatgaatgaaatattaattttttacttcggatactttcacaattatcgtgtagatggcgcttagattaatttataattacatattacgaaatattaaaaaaacttaaattcagtatttaaaacgtaagtatatttaaggtaaaaatatacaccacagctttgaccaactaatattatttcctattaatgtttttaatttgaATGTTTTAAATtgatcactttgacatttatgtcaaatttccagtaaaagcttacatacttgtcactactggcgctcgcgaatttttaattatcccctctacctacgagctcatagcgcatacgtttataacgatcactTCCATCTCCACTTCATCTCTTTTTTTCGTTacaaacgtataaattaacattacattacatagtttcccaaacgtctgtgacaggagtagtttataaaattctactgtcacagtgacagttgtcatactcctctgatacgtctagaggtggaaaactatgtaatgtaatgttaatttatacgtttataacgatcactTCCATCTCCacttcatctctttttgtttcgcaatttattatgttttccatcttttgggTTATTTTCcgggttattagcgcgctcatcactgtatagggcttttcattcacagtcatttgtttcgagcttctgtgatgtgtcatataatattaatatatctacgtcatacgttattggtatacagtgatgagcttactaataaccggcaaaatagcacaaataaagatggaaaacgtatttaagttgtgagataaaatgaaatgaaactagtcgagctggaaaatttagcgatagtaacctttttatttacattatattgattgtttcccagctTTACACgcatcagaggagtatgtcaactaaaactgtcactgtgacagtggtatttgccaaactcgtccgatacgtctaaaggtgggaaacaatcaatataatataaattaataacgctaaatttcccagctcgactagttttatttctttttatcttacaacgtaatacgttttccatcttttatgcTATTTTATACAAACCAGAGACATATGGATGCCTCAGAAGGCAAACGGTGTAAGTCAattctccctaaaaatgacttatTGAAGTTTGACACAcattattatacagtgatgagcgtgctaataaccggcaaaatagcgcaaaagatggaaaacatattaaattgtgagataaaaagaaataaaactagtagagttgttaaatttagcgatagtaacatataaattgacattatattgattgtttctcacctttatacgtatcagaggagtatgtcaactaaaactgtcactgtgacagtggcatttctcaaattgGTCGGATatatctaaaggtgggaaatgatcaatataatgtcaatctataagttattatcgctaaatttaacacctccactaagttcatctctttttatctcacaacttaatatgttttccatcttttgcgttatttttccggtaattagtgcgctcatcactgtatataataatattatttccttgtttcTAATATGAATATGTTATCCAtgttatgataaataaagacggtttatttgtttttaataattacttatatttctgcaactacaTTCAGAAACATcatagtatctcattttaaacacttattgacttacaccgattggcttctgaggcatcgatatGACGTAgacatattaatattatgtgacacacgatacacgacagaagctcgaaacaaatgacaatcgatgaaaagccctaacTAAAATGTTgacatatcttcttcttcatgtgccatctcctctaagaagattggcaaccatcacggcaattcgcactttcgataccgctgctctaaagagatcagcagaagtgcaattaaaccaagctctcaatttgtttaaccaggagatgcgtcttcttccgcgactccttctaccctgtagaTTTTTGACATATCTGTCAATGTCAGTAAATGAGTTTTCTGTCTTTTCTACTGACTtaaactttttgttatttttaaaaagtcaaaagTAAAAATGGTGTTATAAAGTATAAAGTTAGCAAGTtgcaatatttaaataaaatgggGAAattgatttcaacaatttttggCAACAGAGAGATGAGAATTTTACTTCTAGGTTTAGACGCAGCAGGAAAAACCACAATACTGTATAAATTAAAATTAGGACAATCAATGAGTACATTACCAACAGTAGGATTTAATGTAGAAACGATAACTTACAAAAACGTGAAATTTCATGTATGGGATGTTGGAGGACAAGAAAAGATCAGACTTCTTTGGCGACATTATTATACAGGAACCCACGGGGTGATATTTGTAGTCGATTGCGATGATAGAGAAAGGATCAACGAAGCTAGAGAAGAGTTTCACCGCATTATAAACGATAGGGAAATGAGAGAAGCAATCATATTAATTTTAGCTAACAAACAAGACATACCGGGAGCTATGAAACCCCATGAAGTACAAGAAATGCTTGGTCTGACACGAATTAGAGATCGGAATTGGTATATTCAACCCACGTGTGCTACTACTGGAGATGGACTTCATGAGGGGCTCACGTGGTTAGTGAGTAATTATAAACTATAGTAACCATATTGCGAGAATTAACAAACTTTTATaggttaaaaataaataaactatactactgttttctatttttttcaaaCCTGTGTACCTACCTATCCTGAGGACAGATTTTATActcttcatttttttctttttatcttGAGGACTATGCACATTGCATtctgcattgtcaggatgtctgtgaaagatagtctggtcaaatccgtatatgcgcacagatagtaaaattagaatctacaagacttgctacgaccgatcatgacatatggcatagaagtagtgttgcccaaaaccggtcttggtcttgcagtcttggtcttgttcttgcattttcgcaagaccaagaccaagaccaagaccaagaccgcctaattttagcaagaccaagaccaagactgaccctgcaagatttgagcaagaacaagactaaccctgcgagactcttgcgtcttgcagttagaatcGAGTGTCATTTAGGTAGTATAATATTTCGGGTATATGTTTAGATGCATAGAGACTCTTTGAGACGCAAAAagatatgtaacaaaaatttgtaaaattggacttaAGCTCATTACGAACAATACAACaagcatacatagcgaatcaaaatatcgaTTAAAAGAACATTTGCACATTttatacgtactcagaggtcataggtacaatgtaaaaataaaacatttcgaGCATTCTGCCCCAGCAGACGATTATTTCTTcactctgaaattaattgtccagattttgataatagccgcaacaacattttaaaaatattatgtcaTCTCAGCTTAGctgacaaaaaattaaaaaatataacacatACTACATACCTATTACAAATTTTATCGGCCTATAGACTAACATTGTTTGTGCTGAGTGTGCGATATCAGTTACACACCAAAATTTGCTGAAAATGCGCGGCTATTTTCAACTAACTATCAATAACAGTctatttctattatattttaacataatgaaCAATAAACAATAAGTTTCTTTCTTTGATATGCATATCTTTCGGCGTTTGTGACACCAAAACATGTCTAACAGACACAATGTCTGTTAATCGCGAAACAGATTATGTTACCTATTCAGTTTTCGGTATGCTTATCTTTGATAAAGAAATTTAAACTCATTATTCTTTTTAATCGCGCAGCAGACTACAAACAAAAAATTAACAGTTTAAATAAAATGAATTTCATTGACACTTTCGCTTTTTAAACTTACAGATGAAGTCTCTATTTTCATGCTTTTGTGAATTACTTTAATCATTGTAGTATTTGTTATTCAAAAGTAACGAGACAAATTAACAGATAATTCCGGCTACTCTATAAACAAAATACAGAAATATTTAAAGTAACGAAATAACGGTAGGGTATTGGACTAGGAAAAGTAACAATATCCtacttaggccgatgccacattatgcgttttgaccggatgcgttttcaccgcatccggtcaaaacgcataatgtggcatcggccttagggTATTGGATAGTAACGAGTATAATGAATTGCCATCATCATCAATGGccttacaactcttcgtgagtcttggccgcgtttactattgccttccatgtttgtcggtcctgtgtcACTAATTCGAAAGTACAATTGAATTGTACTTTGTATTAATTCctggtaaaaaaaaattaatataaagataaagtaataGTAACGTCAAAGCAATTGCGTACTgttctgtaatttaatttgtattgtattttatttcttatttaaataaatggcaaattgtgTAAGTCTTTTATTCCATCTCATATAAGGTGAGGGTCGatcaatccctttctagacagataatgGTCTTTGAAATAGTACAGTCAActttatgtcattaatttggttttttgtattttaaccatgttttggcacatgtaagcttattaaatgcaaacgtttattaagaaactGACTCCCGTGGGCCGTGGATAGCTCAGTTAGTTAGAGCATTggcacggatcgcttagatcgtgCCGATCGTGGGATCACACCTTACCCAATGTcagtttagatatttattaatttgattGGTCATTACTATGGCTATGTTAATTCAAGATTAAAATGTGCCCACTCTGTTACAGTgtacagattctaaaggtgccggtgggggatggcaTCTATGCGTAGTGTTATAGTCGGTGTATTCGAAATGATGAAATAGCAAATAATATAACATTTGTTAGTATAACGATAATGTTAGTATAAATAATATAACATTTGTTGTATAACgagtaccagtaagttttcaatttaaaaatcttttagtaatttttgatatttttcaatattaattatttgctattaggattgaaaacttgcttcgtctttgtacggccagatggcgctagccacctattaccattattttggctgcaatatttgggaaaacatttcgatgcattttaattggattaaggagaacagtgcctacgttccttctgatgacgctccaataagagcagaaaactgcagttaaagggactggctgcactccttattctaattaaaaagtaagattgtttttccttcgtattgcagccgaataaataaaaatggtacacacacatttttattttattttcttattactcagtagagtaactatggtgcatctttcagttcctagccagctgcagacgggggatttgaattgcaaagtttagaattccttccctatcgtctttactgcagcatccatatgacttgcaaattgtagaagtcttggaggcgtttacatggggatgtaccagtaagttttcaatttaaaaatcttttagtaatttttgatatttttcaatattaattatttgctattaggattgaaaacttgcttcgtctttgtacggccagatggcgctagccacctattaccattattttggctgcaatatttgggaaaacatttcgatgcattttaattggattaaggagaacagtgcctacgttccttctgatgacgctccaataagagcagaaaactgcagttaaagggactggctgcactccttattctaattaaaaagtaagattgtttttccttcgtattgcagccgaataaataaaaatggtacacacacatttttataatataacatttgttatttcatgatttcgaatactttctctgtcttacaccgactataatactgcgaataaacgccatcccccaccggcactTGTAGAATTTGTGGAATGTACGttgtaactgcgagacttgcaagactcttgctgcaagaccaagaccaagaccgagagtgcaagaccaagaccaagagcAAGACAAGGTGtattggcgcaagaccaagaccaagactctctaagtctcgtcttggtcttgcatttgggcaacactacataGAAGTGCGCGAAAcgcgaagacaccaacaaaacgaaacagatgcCAAGGGTCgccgaaatgaaaaccctaagaacaaACAGGGCGAAAAATACAAACATAagagagcaatgcaaaattaTTCAAGATAATCAGCCGTGTGAGGAATTACCAAAGTTATTTTTAACGTTTGCGTTAAAGTTAACATAACATATAACTATCTCCATAACTATAAAAAGTAAATTCGGTGTGATGGATCATCCACGGTTATGAGATGAGTTATTTCTTAGACGTTATAgacggaagaaaatattaagttgtctaaaaagagaaccttatgtagaatCAGTACAAGTTTGAGCGAGAAAGAGAATCACGAGAAGTTGGTATACGTACCCACGGCTACCGATGACCGAACACCGCTGTTCGATATTGGTGAATCGTAAAAGTAGATAGAAAAAACAAAGAACAGTACTTAAAACCCTTggatgtttataaataaaaatttcaatttgtatctctcgatttgatttttgtataatttttaaaattgcattatggtaggggagcccaagcggggatttttgcagttactcgagcgcgtcagattatcatatgcgAAAATACCTGGTGccttgcagatgtacctctaccatatattgactcttaactcttaacacagggaagttcgttaaggggggcccgaagaaaaaatcttttctttaaaaaactcgaaattgtcagattaagataaggtaagttaagtacatgcaaaagagtgtatatttcaaaaatctgacgatttgagcaagGCGTAAAGAAATGgctgagtcaaaaagtttcacaaaaaagcgaatatttcgcgaaatgaacatcagatcgaaaaactaaaaaatacgtcttcaaaattctatcgaatggtactaaacatgaccccccacggagaggggtggggggaaaactgcaaaatacacattcaaaatttttttgaaaaatctgtcgaatggtaccaaacacgacccccacggaggtggggtggggggttactttaaaatctcaaatgggacccccaaatttttattggagatttggattctttacgtaaaaataagcaacttttattcgaggcattttttgaattatggatagatggcgctataatcgaaaaaaacgattcatgaaaatggaaagtcccaactaaaatcgaaaattttacttaactttttttggttttaggacctaataatcacaacccaataggtccccataacgctccagtgactgcaaatttagcatactttgctcccctaccatcacccttctatttttaaattattagcttTCTTTTTCTGCGGTAGTACGTTccaagtatataaatagaaggtttaagcacttccttggaatattctaaaaagtacattattggtatatactgaaaagaagtgcggtagtacattctaagtatataaatagaataagtactgtaatgtagtatatactcagtatctcCTCTGCACATTCGCAGTGGTAATTAGGTACGCATATTCTCAGcttatactttttctgaaaagtatgttctatgaatctactaagaacatgaaattgttatgtgggtgacgagccgcatgacaatgacaatgcttatgataaAACGAGCCGgatgacaatgcttatgacaaaatCATAtaacaaatcacacagtgtaaacatgtaaatttcacttcatgaccaaatcatatgacaaa
Proteins encoded in this window:
- the LOC126889867 gene encoding ADP-ribosylation factor 6-like; this encodes MGKLISTIFGNREMRILLLGLDAAGKTTILYKLKLGQSMSTLPTVGFNVETITYKNVKFHVWDVGGQEKIRLLWRHYYTGTHGVIFVVDCDDRERINEAREEFHRIINDREMREAIILILANKQDIPGAMKPHEVQEMLGLTRIRDRNWYIQPTCATTGDGLHEGLTWLVSNYKL